The sequence below is a genomic window from Phaeodactylum tricornutum CCAP 1055/1 chromosome 14, whole genome shotgun sequence.
ATGTCTTGTCCAAAGGTCTTTTCCAGCGCAAATTAGAGTGTTGTGCATGTTGGATCAAATTTCATCAATCGTCCAAATTTGGGGTCAATCGAATTGCGGAGGACCAGAAGCCACCTCGGAATTACTGCCGGGAATTACCGCTCTTGCTGTTCTCGAAGACGTGCCTGCTCCTCCAGATGAAACACATTGGACTCCCAGCTGCCGAACGTAGACGGGGACGGTAAATTCGTCCCAAAGGTATGCTTGATTTGATATCGGTCAACGACTGTATCAAAAAAGTGTGGGTTGTAAAAATCGTTTTGCTGTTTCAAATTCTCCACCCAACTGGAAGTCTCTCCAATCGCCTCCGCGACTTTCACAAAACTATCTGATTGAATTGATCTATTACGTTCCCAGCCTTCGCGCCTTTCGGCAATGTAGTTTTTGTTCCAACATACGATCGACGGGTTATCACCGACTTTTCGATTCTCAATGTTCgtagacgacgaaaaagtttCACTGCGCGTAGAGCCTTTCAATGGATCCACGACCCCCTTTGGGCCCGCTTTATGCCCAATACCGCTTCCTGAGGCCGTCGAGGGTTGGGGGGCTACCGCTTCGCTCTCGAACAAGTCAGAACTTTGGCCGCTGTCGGATTCGTAAGCGGCCAGTACATCCATATCGAGATTTTTGACTATGAAGCGAATCCGATGGTTATCAAACAAATGCACAATGTAAAAGGAAAGGCTGGTGCGTGGTGGCCACGATCACTGCACACAAGGAACCGCGTGGACAGGTCTTGCGTTTTTCttgccttacagttaacttCGCAACAGAAACTCAAACTGTCTGTCCGTTTGTCCATGACGCGAGATCTCTCTGGGTTCGCTTTCGTGTCAACCTGGGAATTCACGACTCACGGCCTCTGCAGCAATCTTCATTCGTTGCGAACCCCCGACTTGTGTTTTATGCGAACCTTACCTATATTCTCTACATAACAGTAAATTCACTACTAacatgacagtgaatccTGTCCTTCCACAACGACCTGCTCAACTTATATTAATACGTTCGTGCAGCTGACAACTGTCCTTCCCCGTGTCGGCCAAATCACTTGCGGGATGCGAATTGTCGCCCTTCGCTAGAAAACCAAGCGagcacaaaaagaaagatctCCTTGTAAGACCTTGTACGACCAACACAGAACCatggaaaacaaagcaacttTTACCATTGTACTCGAACGAAACGGTGCGTCAAGAAGCAATCTATGGTTATTACTTTGTTCAAGCTCAAAATGAAGGGAATACTCACACGATTGTACCTTTTTCAACAGATGGAGTCGTGCGAGCCCAAGCTTGGCTGAAAGGCACGGTACTGATGGAAGTTCACGAAACTCTGCAGAAGCCACCAGGCAGTATCGAAGTCAAgcttgtcggaaaagaaatggCTAATGACCGAAAGAAAGGTTTCCACCTTCCGCTTGGTAGTAACTGTCGTGAAAAAGAGATTTTCGAAGAATCTCGCGTACTCCAGATCATTTCTGATAAATTCGAAGGCGGCACCTTTTCCTACCCGTTTTCGATATATCTACACGCAAGCATTCCACCAAGTATGGTATGGGGAGACAAAAAGACGGGTTGCAAGATCAAATACATATTACATGCCTCTATTGATGGGTTCCGCAGTGTAGAACGTGAACTTAGGGTGGTGGGTCCCCCGCTTAGTTCGCAGAAGCATCCTTTTTTTCTACAGCCAACAGTATTTCCTCTCAAATCAAAGCTAAAGGTCAGTCAAGGATACGTTATTCTGGCAGTCAAGCTCGAAGATTCGCATCTTGGTAAAGGTGGTAATGCCAACGTTTCTTTATCTTGTCGAAACAAATCATCGCTGTCAATTGAGAAAGCTCAGCTCCGCTTGACGGAAAGAATTGAGTACGCAACCAGGCAAGGTACCcgcaagaaaaaaaaagTGCTCGGTAAGATGCCTGATGTTTCTCTATCTGGCTTGGTGAAGCACACGACGGGGCGAGCTTCTTCTATGCAGCATGAGCCCGGAGGTGTTGATGGCCTGGACTATGTCGAGATGCAAGGAGATCTATCCTTTCGACACAATACTGTGCGGCTTCCAGTTCCCTTCAAAGCTCGTTGCTCTTACAAAGGCGACTTAATTAATATTTCTCATCAGATCGAGGTGACACTCTTGATGAAGGGTAAGACACAAGTGCCAAAAGTCAGGATCCCTGTCAAAATGTTCGATCCACCAGTTCTGGAAACAGTAGTCCACTCACCATCACAAGCAAAGATCGACGAGGTCGCAACAACCATTTGGCCTAGAGACGATCCTACATGTGTCCATTCAGGGGCCGAAAGCACAAGCTCCTGTGGAACTCCGTCTATCCAGGAAGAGTTGACGGCAAAAGAGCGCACCTTTTGACAATACTCTGTCTGTGCTTTATTTCCGTGATGGAGAGTATTGGTTTTAGGGCCAGCAAACGTCAGAATTAATGATGACAATTCCCTTTGAACAATTTTATGAATTGTACTGATTATGAATCAGACCGGATAGTTGTGTGTTACAAACTGTGCCAATCTAGATAAGTGGGCCCAACATGGGCTTTTTACGTAGATGTTTACTTTGAGAATCCGACACTTGTCTTGCTAGAGTGCTTTACAGCGTGCAGTGTTAAATGGAAAACATCAGATTTGGAAGGCCAGGGAGGTGAACACCTGAAATTCTGCAAAATGTGAGGCGCTCCTAATGCACGTAGGTTCTCATTGTCAGGATTTACAGAAGACCGTGGCATACTGACTTTCAGCAATGGGGATGACTTTACCGGTACTCATTAATGACCTGATTAGGAATACAGAGTGTTTGTACGTTCTTATTGGGCCTCGTAATGACCCTTATAATCCTCGTTTCTGTTCAGGATCCCGCTCGTGTCCACTATTTTCAGATTGTGTGGGACAGCTTCGCTCTCCATTCATACAAGTCATGCAGTTCAACAATCAGTCGAGAGACGAACCAAATAAAGCAATGAGTGAAAAGCAAAGAGCGAACGCTGTCGCACGGTTTGTGTTCCAGGAAGCTGACGAGCATCTGTTGTGTCCGGTAGAGAGTTTAGAGGGTACTTTCTCCTATCAGCCATCATTGGCTTCCCTTACGGACTCCGACAGCTCTTCAATCGCAGAATCGTCAGTTCAAAGCTTGACCGAATTATGCTCATTGCCCAAAGAAAGCCACAAGCAGCGCCGAATAAGCTTTGCCAATGTGCTGGTCCGCGAATACGCCGTGACGCTTGGGGACCACCCATACTGCAGCGATGGAGTAGCTCTATCGCTGGATTGGGAGTGTACCGATGAGCACATTCAAGGCATTGAGGACAGCCAGGAGCGCACCGAGAAATACAGATTTCCTCGGCGTCTATCGTATCAAGAACGACGCGATCGTATTTGCGGCTCGGCTCTAAGTCC
It includes:
- a CDS encoding predicted protein — its product is MDVLAAYESDSGQSSDLFESEAVAPQPSTASGSGIGHKAGPKGVVDPLKGSTRSETFSSSTNIENRKVGDNPSIVCWNKNYIAERREGWERNRSIQSDSFVKVAEAIGETSSWVENLKQQNDFYNPHFFDTVVDRYQIKHTFGTNLPSPSTFGSWESNVFHLEEQARLREQQER
- a CDS encoding predicted protein, coding for MENKATFTIVLERNDGVVRAQAWLKGTVLMEVHETLQKPPGSIEVKLVGKEMANDRKKGFHLPLGSNCREKEIFEESRVLQIISDKFEGGTFSYPFSIYLHASIPPSMVWGDKKTGCKIKYILHASIDGFRSVERELRVVGPPLSSQKHPFFLQPTVFPLKSKLKVSQGYVILAVKLEDSHLGKGGNANVSLSCRNKSSLSIEKAQLRLTERIEYATRQGTRKKKKVLGKMPDVSLSGLVKHTTGRASSMQHEPGGVDGLDYVEMQGDLSFRHNTVRLPVPFKARCSYKGDLINISHQIEVTLLMKGKTQVPKVRIPVKMFDPPVLETVVHSPSQAKIDEVATTIWPRDDPTCVHSGAESTSSCGTPSIQEELTAKERTF
- a CDS encoding predicted protein, giving the protein MQFNNQSRDEPNKAMSEKQRANAVARFVFQEADEHLLCPVESLEGTFSYQPSLASLTDSDSSSIAESSVQSLTELCSLPKESHKQRRISFANVLVREYAVTLGDHPYCSDGVALSLDWECTDEHIQGIEDSQERTEKYRFPRRLSYQERRDRICGSALSPRIFCASNACDGPRDINAVIEMLQKSWNQTRLLPAPDLFDIEDIEDTTEQGAEIEQPCSSSMVFQWKRNCGPPRRSQSFCE